A window of the Dyadobacter pollutisoli genome harbors these coding sequences:
- a CDS encoding response regulator → MNIVLVDEHQLLTDALQNLLVLMPEVDDVGTYIDGKEFLAHRSNNPPDILIMDLMMNGLNGLELLDVCRARFPKEMKVIILSAVADVQTIKHTIRRGANSFLSKSTTFQEFKESILQVSAGKQYIGRSIRDNLINSVFTDEQVVLHLSPREKEVLQKVCSGRTIKEIAYDLKLSAHTVQYYHRSVMDKLKVKRTTDLIVYAMQHGLYIPEMK, encoded by the coding sequence ATGAATATAGTTTTAGTCGATGAACACCAGCTTTTAACGGATGCTCTACAGAATCTACTAGTCCTAATGCCGGAGGTAGACGATGTAGGTACTTATATAGACGGTAAAGAATTTTTAGCACACAGAAGCAATAACCCACCGGACATTCTGATCATGGATCTCATGATGAATGGTCTCAACGGACTTGAACTGCTTGACGTATGTAGAGCACGGTTCCCGAAAGAAATGAAGGTGATCATTCTCTCGGCCGTGGCAGACGTTCAGACAATCAAACACACGATCAGACGGGGAGCAAATAGCTTTCTATCCAAGTCGACCACATTTCAGGAATTCAAAGAATCCATTTTGCAGGTCAGTGCAGGCAAGCAATATATAGGACGGTCGATAAGAGATAATCTCATCAATAGCGTTTTTACGGACGAGCAAGTTGTTTTGCACCTCTCTCCCAGAGAAAAAGAGGTGCTTCAAAAGGTGTGCAGTGGACGCACGATCAAGGAGATTGCCTACGACCTGAAATTGAGTGCACATACTGTTCAGTACTACCACCGCAGCGTCATGGATAAGCTCAAAGTCAAACGTACCACCGATCTGATCGTTTATGCCATGCAGCACGGACTATATATTCCGGAAATGAAATAA
- a CDS encoding YfbU family protein produces MIPESIPLLERQILINQCKILYLSSDEKEREVLERRIEILEKGYTGLYPKVFNTLYEEVPISVYNEISDIMRMYSRINESIRLLSDADKELLDLASLEFEGFDQDSGMHYYMMSYLVDRMDEHGDYKGRQLKAHNSLCMIKYGKMLSVFSEYEAQRKLKYSSLDLQKFIDSVTSTAEHLQS; encoded by the coding sequence ATGATCCCAGAAAGTATACCACTCTTGGAGCGACAGATATTGATCAATCAATGTAAGATCCTTTACCTCAGCAGCGACGAAAAAGAGCGCGAAGTGCTCGAAAGACGCATTGAAATTTTAGAAAAAGGATACACTGGTCTTTATCCCAAGGTTTTCAACACATTATACGAAGAAGTGCCCATTAGTGTTTATAATGAAATTTCGGATATCATGAGAATGTATAGCCGTATTAATGAGTCGATCAGGCTGCTGTCCGATGCCGACAAGGAACTGCTTGACCTCGCCTCGCTCGAATTCGAAGGATTTGACCAGGATAGTGGAATGCATTATTATATGATGTCATACCTGGTAGACCGGATGGATGAGCATGGCGACTACAAAGGACGGCAGCTAAAAGCCCACAACAGTTTGTGTATGATTAAATATGGGAAAATGCTATCCGTATTTTCAGAATATGAGGCGCAAAGGAAATTGAAATATTCTTCTTTGGATTTGCAAAAATTCATTGACTCTGTGACTTCCACAGCGGAGCATTTGCAAAGCTGA
- a CDS encoding RNA polymerase sigma factor: MAHLRYKQEEELCFWDQFRKGDENAYACLYRSYVHILYQYCSQFTIDKPLIKDCIHDLFVELWRNRMTLGDTTSVRFYLMASIKRKLVRHLNAQQKHTSNEDIPVEYWHINTPSHENHLISEEEFESTNQHLNVAINGLPRRQREAIFLKFYMNLNNHEIADLMKINIQSVYNLVFGALGNLKKQMTLERLTF, encoded by the coding sequence ATGGCTCACCTACGCTACAAGCAAGAAGAAGAACTCTGTTTTTGGGATCAGTTCAGAAAAGGCGATGAAAATGCTTATGCATGCCTGTACCGCTCTTACGTTCACATTCTTTACCAGTATTGTTCTCAGTTCACGATTGACAAACCTCTGATTAAAGACTGCATTCACGATTTATTCGTCGAATTATGGAGAAACCGAATGACGCTGGGTGACACCACTTCCGTTCGGTTTTATCTTATGGCCTCAATCAAAAGAAAGCTGGTCCGCCATTTAAATGCTCAGCAGAAGCATACGAGCAACGAAGATATTCCGGTAGAATATTGGCATATCAACACTCCTTCTCACGAAAATCACCTTATTTCGGAAGAAGAATTCGAGTCAACCAATCAACACCTGAATGTAGCGATCAACGGATTGCCACGCCGCCAGAGAGAAGCCATTTTCCTGAAATTTTACATGAACCTGAATAACCACGAAATCGCTGATCTGATGAAAATCAACATTCAGTCGGTTTATAACCTGGTATTTGGCGCATTGGGAAATCTCAAAAAACAAATGACACTGGAAAGGCTTACATTCTAA
- a CDS encoding T9SS type A sorting domain-containing protein, with protein sequence MKSSISHLIRGLTSQTNRSLILVVAMLLALGNVSYGQEYAVSQTNSHVDDSFLLLDAVGSVTNGANAVGAPDANFATLYTEGLKATSLVTIASKAIINLTLPANVAAGKHSYVRVDAPTQTGINLDLGSLVNVLGLLENHTILVTTNAGTAQSHFVKDASGNLYLQVTSTLAYNRITVTLDFGGSTTSLGSVLALGTLSLKVYHVVTYENGGFTPCDASQYAFTGIDPEAVGIELTLSESLQDPEKAIDGIVSLGNYSLLQNGNVGAVSTVKQTIYLGKTAPGTNEVVAIISRPALLLDLSVLSGISIQAYNGATAAGAAVSISSVLIGLKLLDFQNNNLAYLVFTPGAPFDRIVFTSTGVADVFTGLRIHELGSRPPVAFTGGRVVGSIAGEAVNSSILVATANSSPTLAGFSIGCSTPEQHTYSLYEVDQSARTLGGSLPPSFVLSPEGQLTGSPELDENDTYNFDVLATNQFGQSAFTAFIVTIETNLPVTLVKFDAAAEGSTTALSWSTSAETNSDRFDIERSQTGKNWSKIGTVMSNHESTSLQYYSFSDSKPLDGQNFYRLKMVDLDGTFAYSQIKNVKFAISDYLYPNPVSSNENLSINLTDWSKIKLVKVINATGKTVFESSNALSSGINTKNLSAGTYILKMIHSNGSVSTHKFVRQ encoded by the coding sequence ATGAAAAGTTCTATCAGCCATCTGATCCGAGGTCTAACAAGTCAAACAAATAGGAGTCTTATTTTAGTAGTCGCAATGCTGCTCGCGCTTGGCAATGTATCATACGGACAGGAGTATGCGGTCAGCCAGACAAACAGCCATGTTGATGACAGCTTCTTGCTTCTTGATGCAGTGGGCTCTGTTACAAATGGAGCAAACGCAGTAGGTGCGCCGGATGCGAATTTTGCGACACTTTATACAGAAGGACTCAAAGCGACCAGTTTGGTGACGATAGCCAGCAAGGCAATAATAAACCTGACTTTACCCGCAAATGTAGCAGCTGGCAAGCATTCCTATGTGCGGGTAGATGCGCCTACCCAAACGGGCATTAACCTTGACTTGGGGAGTTTAGTTAATGTTTTGGGCTTATTGGAAAACCACACCATACTTGTTACTACAAACGCAGGTACAGCCCAAAGCCACTTTGTAAAGGATGCTTCTGGTAACTTATATCTGCAAGTGACTTCCACACTCGCATACAATCGCATTACAGTGACTTTGGATTTCGGCGGAAGTACTACTTCGCTGGGATCAGTCTTAGCTTTGGGTACGCTAAGTTTGAAGGTTTATCATGTCGTTACTTATGAGAACGGTGGCTTCACGCCTTGTGACGCAAGTCAGTATGCCTTTACTGGTATAGACCCTGAGGCCGTTGGTATAGAGCTAACACTCTCAGAATCGTTGCAGGATCCGGAAAAAGCGATTGATGGCATAGTGAGTTTAGGCAATTATTCTCTATTACAAAACGGAAATGTTGGGGCTGTCTCAACAGTGAAGCAGACAATTTATCTGGGTAAAACAGCGCCGGGAACTAATGAAGTTGTCGCTATAATTTCCAGGCCGGCGTTGCTGCTTGATTTATCGGTGCTCTCCGGAATTTCTATTCAGGCTTATAATGGGGCGACTGCTGCAGGAGCCGCTGTTAGTATTTCGAGCGTGCTGATAGGACTCAAGTTACTCGATTTTCAAAACAACAACCTGGCATACTTAGTGTTTACGCCAGGAGCACCTTTTGATAGAATTGTTTTTACCTCCACAGGTGTTGCGGATGTTTTTACCGGCTTGCGTATTCATGAACTGGGTTCACGTCCCCCCGTCGCATTTACAGGCGGTCGTGTCGTGGGCAGTATCGCTGGCGAAGCTGTCAACAGCAGTATTTTAGTAGCGACGGCCAACTCGTCACCAACGTTAGCTGGGTTCAGCATTGGTTGCAGTACCCCAGAGCAGCATACTTACAGTCTATATGAAGTTGACCAGTCTGCAAGGACATTAGGTGGAAGCTTACCTCCCTCTTTCGTTCTGAGCCCAGAAGGTCAGCTGACAGGAAGCCCTGAACTGGATGAAAACGACACTTATAATTTTGACGTACTGGCGACAAATCAATTTGGGCAGAGCGCATTTACAGCTTTCATTGTCACCATCGAAACCAACCTGCCGGTAACGCTTGTGAAATTTGATGCTGCTGCTGAGGGCAGCACGACAGCGTTGTCCTGGTCTACTTCTGCCGAAACGAACAGCGACCGCTTTGACATTGAGCGTAGCCAAACTGGTAAAAACTGGTCTAAAATAGGTACTGTAATGTCTAATCATGAAAGTACTTCATTGCAGTATTATAGTTTCAGTGATAGCAAACCTTTGGATGGCCAGAACTTCTATCGTCTTAAAATGGTGGATCTGGATGGAACTTTCGCATATAGCCAGATCAAAAATGTGAAATTCGCTATCTCAGACTATCTGTATCCGAATCCTGTGAGCAGTAATGAAAACCTGAGCATCAACTTGACCGACTGGAGTAAAATTAAACTGGTGAAAGTGATCAATGCGACCGGTAAAACTGTTTTTGAATCGTCAAACGCACTATCCTCGGGAATCAATACCAAAAATCTTTCCGCTGGTACTTACATTCTGAAGATGATTCATAGCAACGGTTCCGTCAGCACTCACAAGTTTGTAAGACAATAG
- the ade gene encoding adenine deaminase → MKANIVDILNKTVYEAELSIENSLIKDIAQLGPENPALHYIMPGFVDGHVHIESSMLTPSQFARLAVVHGTVATVSDPHEIANVLGVAGVEFMIEDGKRVPFKFCFGAPSCVPATVFETAGATIDADEVGALLCKPEIGYLAEVMNFPGVLHEDPDMMAKIAWAKHYNKVIDGHAPGLRGEDAKKYASNGIGTDHECFTYDEAREKIDYGVKILIREGSAARNFDALIPLIAKFPDRIMFCSDDKHPDNLVEGHINVLVKRALRSGYDLWDILLAACINPVLHYSLPVGLLKPNDPADFIIVDNLNDFNILETWLNGELVAQNGQSLLPDLRSAQPNQFNCQFKKAQDFKYIVENAATQVRVIEALEGQLITNELISAARYQNNELVADPDKDILKIVVVNRYHDAKPAISFIKNFGLKKGAIASSVAHDSHNVIAVGYDDERIAEAVNLVIGAKGGVSAVGNGDKHLLPLPIAGLMSDVDGYEVAKSYTNLDRFVKDELMSTLQSPYMTLSFMALLVIPSLKLSDKGLFDGKNFKFVSLSI, encoded by the coding sequence ATGAAAGCCAATATTGTCGATATTCTTAATAAAACAGTTTATGAAGCGGAGTTAAGCATTGAAAATTCGCTCATTAAAGATATCGCGCAGCTCGGGCCGGAGAATCCCGCGTTACATTATATAATGCCCGGGTTTGTCGACGGGCACGTACATATAGAAAGCTCCATGCTTACACCCTCGCAATTTGCACGGTTGGCGGTTGTCCACGGAACGGTAGCCACGGTTTCGGACCCGCACGAGATCGCGAATGTGTTGGGAGTTGCAGGCGTGGAATTTATGATCGAGGATGGGAAGCGGGTACCTTTCAAATTTTGCTTCGGGGCACCATCCTGCGTCCCGGCAACCGTTTTCGAAACCGCCGGTGCTACCATTGACGCCGACGAAGTTGGAGCACTTCTTTGCAAACCTGAAATAGGTTACCTGGCAGAAGTAATGAATTTCCCAGGTGTGCTGCACGAGGACCCGGATATGATGGCCAAAATAGCTTGGGCTAAACATTATAATAAGGTAATAGACGGCCACGCGCCCGGTCTCCGTGGCGAGGATGCGAAAAAGTATGCATCTAATGGCATTGGCACTGATCACGAGTGCTTTACATATGATGAGGCCAGGGAAAAGATTGATTATGGTGTCAAGATCCTGATCCGGGAAGGTAGCGCTGCTCGAAATTTCGATGCATTGATACCATTGATTGCCAAGTTTCCGGATCGCATCATGTTCTGTTCCGACGACAAGCATCCCGACAATCTGGTGGAAGGGCATATTAATGTACTTGTCAAACGTGCCTTACGGTCGGGCTATGATCTCTGGGATATCCTGCTGGCGGCCTGCATCAATCCGGTGTTACATTATTCTTTACCTGTTGGCTTGCTGAAACCCAATGACCCGGCGGATTTTATCATCGTCGACAACCTGAATGACTTTAACATACTGGAAACCTGGCTGAATGGAGAGCTGGTAGCTCAGAACGGGCAGTCATTGCTCCCGGACCTCAGAAGCGCTCAGCCTAACCAGTTTAACTGCCAATTTAAGAAAGCGCAGGATTTTAAATATATAGTAGAAAATGCGGCAACCCAAGTAAGGGTAATTGAAGCATTGGAAGGTCAATTGATAACAAATGAACTGATCAGTGCAGCCAGATATCAAAATAATGAACTGGTCGCTGACCCGGACAAAGACATACTGAAAATTGTGGTGGTTAACCGCTATCATGATGCCAAACCGGCGATTTCATTTATCAAAAATTTCGGACTGAAAAAAGGTGCAATTGCATCTTCCGTAGCCCATGATTCCCATAATGTTATTGCTGTGGGCTATGATGATGAGCGTATTGCAGAGGCGGTCAATCTTGTAATCGGTGCAAAAGGCGGTGTTTCAGCAGTCGGTAATGGTGACAAACATTTATTACCGTTACCAATCGCTGGTCTGATGAGTGACGTGGATGGCTACGAAGTGGCCAAATCCTATACAAACCTGGATAGATTTGTAAAAGACGAGCTCATGTCCACATTGCAATCCCCTTATATGACGCTCTCTTTCATGGCGTTACTCGTAATACCATCATTGAAACTAAGCGACAAGGGGCTTTTTGACGGTAAAAACTTCAAATTTGTCTCATTAAGTATTTGA
- a CDS encoding aldo/keto reductase, whose product MEHRQLGGSGLKVPVLSFGTGTFGGGGDFFKAWGNTQVDEAARMVSLCMDVGLNFFDTANVYSQGLSEEILGKATIGLRDKILLSTKATFRMGDKPNDFGSSRFNLIRSCEDSLRRLQTDYIDIYHMHGFDGNTPVEETLSALNDLIKSGKVRYIACSNFSGWHLMKSLSVSERYGWAKYIAHQAHYSLLSREFEWELMPLGLDQKIGTLVWSPLSAGRLGGKYRRNQPIPADGRIAQGGGEGPAVPDDFFYNLIDVLDEIAAETQKSVAQVALNWLLQRPTVSNIVIGARNEEQLKQNLGAIGWDLTLEQIKKLDTASEKAPVYPYWHQRNNLALNPLPDFYGKLR is encoded by the coding sequence ATGGAACACAGACAATTAGGAGGGTCGGGCTTAAAGGTGCCGGTTTTGAGCTTTGGGACGGGAACATTTGGTGGTGGCGGCGATTTTTTCAAAGCCTGGGGTAACACCCAGGTTGACGAAGCGGCACGGATGGTAAGTCTTTGTATGGATGTGGGACTTAATTTTTTCGATACGGCCAATGTATATTCGCAGGGGTTGTCCGAGGAGATCCTAGGCAAAGCCACCATTGGTCTGAGGGATAAAATCCTGCTATCCACGAAGGCGACATTCCGTATGGGAGACAAACCGAATGACTTCGGTTCTTCTCGCTTTAATCTCATCAGGTCCTGTGAGGATAGCCTCAGGAGGCTACAAACCGATTATATTGATATCTACCATATGCATGGTTTCGATGGCAATACACCGGTTGAGGAAACGCTGAGCGCGCTCAACGACCTGATCAAAAGCGGCAAAGTCCGTTACATTGCCTGTTCCAATTTTTCAGGCTGGCATCTGATGAAGTCGCTTTCGGTTTCGGAGCGATATGGCTGGGCGAAATATATAGCACACCAGGCACATTACTCACTGCTGAGCCGGGAGTTTGAATGGGAGCTGATGCCGCTAGGCCTTGATCAGAAAATCGGCACGCTGGTTTGGAGTCCCCTCTCTGCAGGCCGGCTAGGGGGCAAGTACAGACGTAATCAGCCAATTCCTGCCGATGGAAGGATTGCGCAAGGAGGCGGAGAGGGGCCTGCTGTTCCCGACGATTTTTTTTACAATCTGATCGATGTCCTGGACGAAATTGCTGCCGAAACACAGAAATCTGTCGCCCAGGTTGCATTGAACTGGTTATTGCAAAGGCCAACCGTTTCCAATATTGTGATCGGTGCCAGAAACGAGGAGCAGTTGAAACAAAACCTCGGTGCAATAGGGTGGGACCTTACTTTGGAGCAAATAAAGAAATTGGATACTGCAAGCGAAAAGGCCCCCGTTTATCCGTATTGGCACCAGCGCAACAATTTGGCTTTGAATCCGCTTCCCGACTTTTATGGAAAACTAAGATAG
- a CDS encoding DUF433 domain-containing protein gives MQSWQQRININHEIRFGKPCITGTRIAVWDILGWLASGMTYDEVIEDFPALSKEDILAALAFAANREENTKHLVYWRFFKRLSRFQKPGKSSFRTC, from the coding sequence ATGCAAAGCTGGCAGCAAAGAATCAATATCAATCATGAAATTCGTTTCGGGAAGCCTTGTATTACGGGTACTAGGATAGCCGTTTGGGATATTCTGGGATGGCTTGCCAGTGGCATGACCTATGATGAAGTGATTGAAGATTTTCCAGCTTTGAGCAAGGAGGATATTCTTGCAGCACTTGCATTCGCGGCTAACCGTGAGGAGAATACTAAACATTTGGTTTATTGGAGATTTTTTAAAAGACTTTCCAGGTTTCAAAAACCTGGAAAGTCTTCCTTCCGTACTTGTTAA
- a CDS encoding gluconate 2-dehydrogenase subunit 3 family protein has product MNRREAVQKITFLLGGTISAPLMAGVMGEKLNFGPSVTISDQQEALLADVADVIIPTTGTPGAKAAGVEKFITRIMRDCYPLEDQKKFYSGLEKIDAQSKEVYGKGFSSLDATQKNDMVKRTTVSDKPFFLQLKGLTVTGYFTSEIGATQALDYLPIPGRFDGSWPMPKGQKSWAL; this is encoded by the coding sequence ATGAACCGTAGAGAAGCAGTTCAAAAAATAACCTTTCTGCTCGGAGGGACGATTTCCGCTCCCCTCATGGCAGGCGTGATGGGCGAAAAGCTAAATTTCGGGCCGTCCGTTACCATTTCCGACCAGCAGGAAGCATTACTGGCGGATGTAGCTGACGTCATTATTCCCACAACCGGTACCCCGGGGGCCAAAGCTGCTGGCGTTGAAAAATTCATTACCCGCATTATGCGTGATTGCTATCCACTGGAGGATCAGAAGAAATTCTATTCGGGACTGGAGAAAATCGATGCGCAAAGCAAAGAAGTGTATGGAAAAGGGTTTTCATCTCTGGACGCCACCCAGAAGAACGACATGGTTAAACGTACCACCGTTTCAGACAAACCATTTTTCCTGCAACTAAAAGGTCTTACCGTGACTGGCTATTTCACGTCCGAGATTGGAGCTACGCAGGCTTTGGATTACCTGCCGATCCCCGGAAGATTTGACGGCAGCTGGCCGATGCCCAAAGGCCAGAAAAGCTGGGCACTCTGA
- a CDS encoding replication-associated recombination protein A has product MTLMSTPLAERLRPRVLDDFVGQEKLLGKNGPLRRAILQNTIPSMIFWGPPGVGKTTLALLIAETTKRQFYNLSAISSGVKDLREVLARPSGLFPAILFIDEIHRYNKSQQDALLGAVEKGQVTLIGATTENPSFEINSALLSRCQVYILEAFGESELKDLIARALSKDPWLKEKNIKFTSYDALLRLSGGDGRKLLNLLELVVLGKGEVSEIEITDEWVTEVAQQNIARYDKSGEQHYDIISAFIKSLRGSDPNGAIYWMARMIVAGEDPSFIARRMLIMASEDIGNANPTAIIMANACMQAVNVIGYPECRIILSQVAIYLATSPKSNASYLAIADAIEAAKNTAHLPVPLHLRNAPTKLMKQIGYGKEYKYSHDFEGNFAKQNFLPDEIKGSKFFEPGFNAREEEIRKKLQSWWGDWYGY; this is encoded by the coding sequence ATGACGCTGATGTCAACTCCCCTCGCCGAACGTCTTCGTCCGAGAGTGCTGGACGATTTTGTGGGGCAGGAAAAGTTATTGGGAAAAAACGGCCCGTTGCGCCGTGCCATCTTGCAAAACACCATTCCTTCAATGATCTTCTGGGGCCCTCCCGGTGTTGGCAAAACCACACTGGCATTACTGATCGCAGAAACGACGAAGAGACAATTTTATAATCTCAGTGCGATTAGTTCCGGGGTCAAGGACTTGCGGGAAGTGCTGGCACGTCCGTCCGGCCTTTTCCCTGCCATTTTATTTATTGATGAAATTCACCGCTACAATAAAAGCCAGCAGGACGCATTACTGGGTGCAGTCGAAAAGGGCCAGGTTACACTTATCGGGGCAACTACCGAAAATCCCTCATTTGAGATCAATTCGGCACTTTTGTCCCGCTGTCAGGTTTACATTCTGGAAGCATTTGGCGAAAGCGAACTGAAAGACCTGATCGCCAGGGCGCTGTCAAAAGATCCGTGGTTGAAAGAAAAGAACATCAAATTCACCTCTTATGATGCTCTTTTGCGACTTTCCGGCGGAGACGGCCGAAAGCTGCTGAACCTGTTGGAACTGGTCGTTCTGGGCAAAGGCGAAGTTTCCGAAATCGAGATCACCGACGAATGGGTTACCGAGGTAGCCCAGCAAAATATTGCCCGCTACGACAAATCCGGAGAGCAGCATTACGACATTATTTCCGCGTTTATCAAATCGTTAAGGGGCAGCGATCCCAATGGTGCGATATACTGGATGGCCAGGATGATCGTAGCCGGGGAAGACCCGTCTTTCATCGCCCGCCGGATGCTCATTATGGCTTCGGAAGACATAGGAAATGCCAATCCTACGGCTATTATTATGGCCAATGCTTGCATGCAGGCTGTAAATGTGATCGGTTATCCCGAATGCCGCATTATCCTCTCGCAGGTAGCCATTTACCTGGCCACTTCGCCAAAAAGCAATGCGAGTTATCTGGCTATTGCGGACGCCATTGAAGCTGCCAAAAACACTGCGCACTTACCAGTACCCTTACACCTGCGCAATGCGCCTACGAAGCTTATGAAGCAGATCGGATATGGCAAGGAGTACAAATACTCGCATGACTTTGAAGGTAATTTTGCGAAGCAGAACTTTCTGCCGGACGAAATCAAAGGAAGCAAATTCTTCGAGCCAGGTTTCAACGCCCGTGAGGAAGAAATCCGCAAAAAATTACAAAGCTGGTGGGGTGATTGGTACGGTTACTGA
- a CDS encoding GMC oxidoreductase: protein MANLNIDAVKEITYDAIVIGSGVSGGWAAKELTEKGLKVLMLEKGKNLEHVTGYENALKAPWESQYNGRLTVKQKETHPFLSRDYPYNEMTEKYWMNDMDSPYEEKKRFDWFRPNIVGGKSIMWGRQSYRLSDIDFEANLKDGVAVDWPIRYKDIAPWYSYVEKHVGISGEKLGLPQLPDSDFIAPMDMYFVEKEVRKRLEKEFPGRNMTIGRVANLSQPTKIQLEGGRSPCQYRNRCSLGCPYGAYFSTQSSTLPPAVKTGLLTLRPDSVVREIIYDAKKSGGNGVGSGRATGVRVVDSVTLQEKEYFANIIFVCASALASTALLLNSTSDRFPNGMGNDSGELGHNLMDHHFRTGASGVWEGDLDKYYFGRRANGIYIPRYRNIGSDKRDYLRGFGYQGGGGRQGWQRNVAELAFGADFKEELTTPGAWTMGFGGFGETLPYHENYMYLSKEKKDKFGIPTVVFDADLRENEKKMRKDMMNDAAEMLEKSGLKNVKTHDNGSYLGMAIHEMGTARMGRDPKTSVLNGNNQLHAVKNVFVTDGAAMTSASCVNPSLTYMALTARAVDFAVKESKKKNI from the coding sequence ATGGCGAATTTAAATATAGATGCAGTAAAAGAAATCACCTATGATGCGATCGTGATCGGTTCAGGGGTATCAGGAGGCTGGGCTGCCAAGGAATTGACCGAAAAAGGTTTAAAGGTGCTCATGCTTGAAAAAGGCAAAAACCTGGAACACGTTACAGGTTATGAAAATGCCCTGAAAGCACCCTGGGAATCGCAGTACAATGGCAGGCTGACCGTTAAACAAAAAGAAACACATCCATTCCTGTCCAGGGACTATCCGTATAATGAGATGACGGAGAAGTACTGGATGAATGACATGGATTCCCCATATGAAGAAAAGAAACGTTTTGACTGGTTCCGCCCTAATATCGTTGGGGGCAAATCCATTATGTGGGGACGCCAGTCGTATCGTTTGAGTGATATCGATTTTGAAGCAAACCTCAAAGACGGCGTTGCTGTCGACTGGCCGATCCGTTACAAAGACATTGCTCCATGGTACTCCTATGTTGAAAAGCACGTTGGGATCTCCGGAGAGAAACTAGGACTTCCCCAGTTACCAGACAGTGATTTTATTGCGCCAATGGATATGTACTTTGTAGAAAAAGAAGTACGTAAGAGACTTGAAAAAGAGTTTCCGGGACGGAATATGACTATTGGCCGTGTTGCGAACTTGTCACAGCCAACTAAAATTCAGCTCGAAGGAGGACGTTCTCCATGCCAGTACCGCAATCGCTGCTCGCTGGGTTGCCCTTATGGCGCCTACTTCAGCACCCAGTCCAGTACGCTTCCGCCCGCTGTCAAAACTGGTTTATTAACACTACGTCCTGACTCCGTCGTAAGAGAAATTATTTACGACGCGAAAAAATCCGGCGGCAACGGGGTTGGTAGTGGTCGTGCAACCGGGGTACGGGTTGTGGATTCTGTTACTTTACAGGAAAAAGAGTACTTCGCGAACATCATATTTGTTTGTGCGAGTGCATTGGCTTCGACAGCACTATTACTCAATTCTACGTCTGACCGTTTCCCAAATGGTATGGGTAATGATTCGGGAGAGCTGGGACATAACCTGATGGATCACCATTTCCGTACGGGAGCAAGTGGTGTTTGGGAAGGTGACCTCGACAAATACTATTTCGGACGTCGTGCCAATGGTATCTACATTCCACGTTACCGCAATATCGGTTCCGACAAGCGTGACTACCTGCGCGGATTCGGATACCAGGGTGGTGGCGGTCGTCAGGGATGGCAGCGTAATGTGGCCGAACTTGCTTTTGGAGCAGATTTCAAAGAAGAGCTAACCACGCCAGGTGCTTGGACGATGGGTTTTGGCGGTTTTGGCGAGACATTGCCATACCATGAAAACTATATGTATCTCAGCAAAGAGAAGAAAGATAAATTCGGAATTCCTACCGTAGTTTTCGACGCTGACCTGCGTGAGAATGAGAAAAAAATGAGGAAAGACATGATGAATGATGCTGCTGAAATGCTCGAAAAATCAGGCCTCAAAAATGTAAAAACCCACGACAACGGCTCTTACCTTGGAATGGCCATTCATGAAATGGGAACAGCCAGAATGGGACGCGATCCAAAAACATCGGTATTGAATGGTAACAATCAGCTGCACGCTGTGAAAAACGTATTCGTTACCGACGGAGCTGCGATGACTTCCGCTTCCTGCGTGAATCCATCGCTTACCTACATGGCTCTAACCGCCCGTGCCGTCGATTTCGCAGTAAAAGAGTCAAAAAAGAAGAATATTTAA